The following coding sequences lie in one Acidobacteriota bacterium genomic window:
- the secD gene encoding protein translocase subunit SecD encodes MKNLRMRVVISLVVLVTAGWFFYPLYPYPFEGIRLKLGLDLKGGVHLVLRVNTDDALRLDTETTMEQLREAVDGKGISGAVFSGVSPTQFKVEGIPQNQDGAFREAANEVQVSFNRESGVGGTYTFTMKPNIIVQLREDAVTQARQTIERRVNELGVAEPVIAQTGANNDQIIVELPGITEVARAEEIIRSTALLELKLVEDGPASTKESLLQSRNGAIPNNMEVVPGVGDSSQRGERAETVFYLIRKVAVVTGRDLRNAKPTIDTNGRPAVSFTLNQDGARKFGKATGENIGRRLAIILDGRVQSAPNIEGRIDDNGQISGGSFTQQEVQDLSLVLRSGALPASLTYLEKNTVGPTLGADSIRSGIIASAVGLILIMLFMLAYYKLSGVNAVVALSFNLAILLGLMAYLGATMTLPGIAGFVLTMGIGVDSNVLIFERIKEELAAQRGVRQAVDAGFSRVFLTLLDTHIASLISAAFLFQFGTGPIRGFATTLSIGLVSNLFTSTFVSKTIFELVLSGRKVQTLSI; translated from the coding sequence ATGAAGAACTTGCGCATGAGGGTGGTGATCTCGCTCGTGGTGCTCGTGACCGCGGGCTGGTTTTTTTATCCTCTTTACCCGTATCCCTTCGAAGGAATCAGGCTGAAGCTGGGGCTTGACCTCAAAGGTGGCGTCCACCTGGTGCTCCGCGTCAATACCGACGACGCGCTGCGTCTCGACACCGAGACCACGATGGAGCAACTGCGGGAGGCCGTGGACGGCAAGGGGATTTCCGGCGCGGTCTTCTCGGGGGTGAGCCCGACGCAGTTCAAGGTCGAGGGCATCCCGCAGAATCAGGACGGCGCGTTTCGCGAGGCGGCCAACGAAGTGCAGGTCTCCTTCAACCGGGAATCCGGAGTCGGCGGCACCTACACCTTCACGATGAAGCCGAACATCATTGTGCAGTTGCGCGAAGACGCGGTGACACAGGCGCGGCAGACCATCGAGCGGCGAGTCAACGAACTGGGCGTGGCCGAGCCGGTGATTGCGCAGACGGGCGCCAACAACGACCAGATCATCGTCGAGTTGCCTGGTATCACCGAGGTGGCGCGCGCAGAGGAGATCATCCGGTCGACGGCTCTACTCGAGTTGAAGCTGGTAGAAGACGGTCCGGCGAGCACCAAGGAGAGCCTGCTCCAGTCCCGCAACGGGGCGATTCCCAACAACATGGAAGTCGTGCCCGGCGTGGGCGATTCGTCGCAGCGTGGTGAGCGGGCCGAAACCGTGTTCTACCTGATCCGGAAGGTGGCAGTGGTGACTGGGCGCGACCTGCGGAACGCCAAACCGACGATCGACACGAACGGTCGCCCGGCGGTCAGTTTCACGCTGAATCAGGATGGCGCCAGGAAGTTTGGCAAGGCGACCGGCGAGAACATCGGTCGCCGCCTGGCGATCATCCTTGACGGGCGGGTGCAGTCGGCGCCCAACATCGAGGGTCGGATCGACGATAACGGCCAGATCTCGGGTGGCAGCTTCACGCAGCAGGAGGTTCAGGACCTCTCGCTCGTGCTGCGTTCGGGCGCGCTGCCGGCGTCGCTCACGTACCTCGAAAAGAACACGGTCGGCCCGACGCTCGGTGCCGATTCGATCCGGTCCGGCATCATCGCATCCGCGGTGGGCTTGATCCTGATCATGCTGTTCATGCTCGCCTACTACAAGCTGTCGGGCGTGAACGCGGTCGTGGCGCTATCCTTCAACCTCGCGATCCTGCTCGGGCTGATGGCCTACCTCGGGGCGACGATGACGCTGCCGGGCATCGCGGGTTTCGTGCTGACGATGGGCATCGGCGTGGATTCGAACGTCCTGATCTTCGAGCGCATCAAGGAGGAGCTCGCCGCGCAACGCGGCGTGCGTCAGGCGGTCGATGCCGGGTTCAGCCGGGTCTTCCTCACCCTGCTCGATACGCACATCGCATCGCTGATTTCGGCGGCTTTCCTGTTCCAGTTCGGCACCGGTCCGATCCGCGGATTCGCGACCACGCTCTCGATCGGGTTGGTGTCCAACCTGTTTACGTCCACTTTCGTCTCGAAGACAATTTTCGAGCTGGTTCTGTCGGGCCGAAAGGTCCAGACGCTGAGCATCTAA
- the yajC gene encoding preprotein translocase subunit YajC, translated as MTETGLLPQGLVLAMAAPADSGANPWVQLIPFALVLAIFYFLILLPMQRKQKKVQQFLNALKVGDRIVTSSGIYGQITKISDKSVQVQIADKVRIDISKAAVAGYQGQDPVAPESVNQ; from the coding sequence ATGACCGAAACAGGACTTCTGCCTCAGGGTCTAGTGCTGGCGATGGCCGCACCGGCCGATAGCGGCGCCAACCCCTGGGTGCAACTCATCCCGTTCGCCCTGGTCCTGGCCATCTTCTACTTCCTGATTCTGCTGCCCATGCAGCGGAAACAGAAGAAGGTCCAGCAATTCCTCAACGCACTCAAGGTCGGCGATCGGATCGTGACCTCAAGCGGGATTTACGGCCAGATCACGAAGATCTCCGACAAAAGCGTCCAGGTCCAGATCGCGGACAAGGTCCGGATTGACATCAGCAAGGCGGCGGTGGCTGGGTACCAGGGCCAGGACCCGGTCGCGCCCGAATCAGTGAATCAGTAG
- the tgt gene encoding tRNA guanosine(34) transglycosylase Tgt, with translation MPPVFSFRVLTTDGAARRGEMTTAHGVVQTPAFMAVGTRGAVKGLTPRDLVGEGAEIILGNTYHLWLRPGDGLIARQGGLHRFIGWNRPILTDSGGFQAFSLGERRRIKEEGIHFRSHLDGSEHLLTPEGATDSQAQLGSDIAMVLDECLAQPASFDAVRESTERTARWAQRCRERFLQLQDGENGVGPHFPIITNPGQAQFGIIQGGTDPSLRTLSVERTLAVGFEAYAIGGLSVGEPTDTMYSVVEHTAPQLPADRPRYLMGVGTPLDLVEAVARGIDLFDCVMPTRNARNGQLFTSEGRLTIKNAKYAEDARPLDANCACYTCANFSRAYLRHLFLVGEMTGAILNTVHNLRFYLDTMARIREAIFFGALGSLQQSLRSTFSRPLCDS, from the coding sequence ATGCCACCTGTCTTCTCCTTCCGCGTGCTGACGACCGACGGCGCCGCCCGGAGGGGAGAGATGACGACGGCCCACGGCGTCGTCCAGACGCCAGCGTTCATGGCGGTCGGCACGCGGGGTGCCGTCAAGGGGCTGACGCCGCGCGACCTCGTGGGTGAGGGAGCCGAGATTATTCTCGGCAACACGTATCACCTCTGGCTGAGACCGGGAGACGGGTTGATCGCGAGGCAAGGCGGTCTGCACCGATTCATCGGCTGGAATCGGCCGATTCTCACCGACAGCGGGGGATTCCAGGCGTTCAGCCTTGGCGAGCGCCGACGTATCAAAGAGGAGGGCATTCACTTTCGCTCGCACCTCGATGGGTCGGAACACCTGTTGACCCCGGAAGGGGCCACTGATAGTCAGGCGCAGCTTGGGTCGGATATCGCAATGGTGCTCGACGAGTGCCTCGCGCAGCCGGCGTCGTTCGACGCCGTGCGCGAATCGACCGAGCGGACGGCTCGCTGGGCGCAGCGCTGCCGGGAGCGGTTCCTCCAGCTGCAAGACGGGGAAAATGGGGTCGGACCTCATTTTCCCATCATCACCAACCCCGGTCAGGCCCAATTCGGCATCATCCAGGGTGGCACGGACCCGTCGCTGCGGACCTTGAGTGTCGAACGCACGCTGGCCGTGGGATTCGAGGCCTATGCCATCGGGGGGCTGAGCGTGGGCGAGCCCACCGACACTATGTACTCTGTCGTCGAGCACACGGCTCCTCAGTTGCCGGCCGACCGGCCCCGCTACCTGATGGGGGTGGGCACCCCGCTGGATCTGGTCGAGGCCGTGGCCAGGGGCATCGATCTGTTCGACTGCGTCATGCCCACGCGAAACGCCAGAAACGGCCAGTTGTTCACCAGCGAAGGGCGGTTGACCATCAAGAACGCCAAGTACGCCGAAGACGCCAGACCGCTCGACGCGAATTGCGCCTGCTACACCTGCGCGAACTTCTCGAGGGCGTACCTGAGGCACCTGTTTCTGGTTGGAGAGATGACCGGCGCCATCCTCAACACTGTTCATAATTTGCGCTTCTACCTTGACACAATGGCGCGGATCAGAGAGGCTATATTTTTTGGCGCGTTGGGAAGTTTGCAACAGTCACTGCGCTCAACCTTTTCCCGCCCGTTGTGTGACTCATGA
- the secF gene encoding protein translocase subunit SecF yields MQIFHNPNYNFLRWRWHALILSWIVIAAGIGVIATKGLALGVEFSGGTIVILEFDQTPTIDQIRTALDAEKVGGGGQNIVVQRYGKESERRVMVRLPHSGEEQGTSLTRTADEVVKAVKDANLGGFKQVGSQVVGPIVGRELTQKGFWATVLSLAGLLVYIGFRFRLSFGVGAVVATFHDLLVTLAFLAFFRYDMSLNVIAAILTVTGYSTNDTIVIFDRVRENLRGMRRDAIDEVVNRSINQTLGRTVITAGTVLMSVIALFLFGGEVLKGFAFTMIVGTITGTYSSVFIAAAIVTFWRGKNAPRVPVAAPVAVDAGPKKKSSKRDRA; encoded by the coding sequence ATGCAGATTTTCCATAATCCGAACTACAACTTTCTCCGGTGGCGCTGGCACGCGCTGATCCTGTCGTGGATTGTCATCGCGGCGGGCATCGGCGTCATCGCCACCAAGGGGCTCGCCCTCGGTGTCGAATTCTCCGGCGGCACCATCGTCATCCTCGAGTTCGACCAGACGCCGACCATCGACCAGATCCGTACTGCGCTCGATGCCGAAAAGGTCGGCGGCGGTGGGCAGAACATCGTGGTCCAGCGCTACGGCAAAGAATCGGAGCGCCGGGTGATGGTGCGGCTGCCCCATTCGGGCGAAGAGCAAGGCACCAGCCTCACCAGGACGGCCGACGAGGTGGTCAAGGCGGTTAAGGACGCCAACCTCGGCGGGTTCAAGCAGGTCGGCTCGCAGGTGGTCGGCCCAATTGTCGGCCGGGAATTGACCCAGAAGGGCTTTTGGGCCACGGTGCTCTCGTTGGCGGGATTGCTGGTCTATATCGGCTTCCGGTTCAGGCTGAGCTTCGGCGTCGGCGCCGTCGTCGCAACGTTCCACGACCTGCTCGTGACGCTGGCCTTCCTGGCATTTTTCCGCTACGACATGTCGCTCAATGTCATCGCGGCCATTCTGACGGTCACCGGCTACTCGACCAACGACACGATCGTGATCTTCGATCGAGTCCGGGAGAACCTCAGAGGCATGCGGCGCGACGCGATTGACGAGGTGGTCAACAGATCTATCAATCAGACATTGGGTCGTACCGTCATTACCGCAGGCACCGTGCTCATGAGCGTCATCGCCCTGTTCCTGTTCGGTGGCGAGGTGCTCAAGGGGTTTGCGTTCACGATGATCGTCGGCACGATTACGGGCACCTATTCGAGCGTGTTCATTGCCGCCGCCATCGTCACGTTCTGGCGCGGCAAGAACGCGCCGCGGGTGCCAGTCGCCGCTCCAGTCGCCGTCGACGCGGGGCCGAAAAAGAAGAGCAGCAAGCGGGATCGGGCATAG
- a CDS encoding tetratricopeptide repeat protein encodes MRSQARWVVVAVALVVASMASGHAAMAPIKGLTNAQGLKRAYDLVYDADFAAADAELAHACGPAPSEACEVIRSASLWWQVYFDLDSHSLDQAFLTRIGETINRCDQWTSREPERAEAWFYLGAAYGSRVQYHAQRSEYLAAARDGKRIKNALEKALSLDNQIQDANFGIGMYEYYADTAPAVLKVLRWLLLLPGGDKAKGLRQMIQTRNQGVLLKSDAAYQLHFIYLWYEKNPDGALALLEELRARYPHNPVFLLNIAQVHEIYRNDRPAALAAYRSLVDAARSGNLREAELSETWGHLGAADQLDALGESDRALDELRLIVERRPVKPFGAVARAHLGLGRAYDRLGRRDKAVAEFQAAQASAPLGDPREIRKAALDGLSREPDARTTEAYRLSLEGWRAFERGATSEAAQQLDRAIALRPDDGVHRFRRGRVLEATGNRARALVDFERALQARPAPPPPFVAGSFVACGRLYEAAGDRTRAISNYEWAARVAGADAPTHDAATQALARLRR; translated from the coding sequence ATGCGCAGCCAGGCCCGATGGGTCGTCGTGGCCGTCGCGCTGGTGGTGGCGTCGATGGCAAGCGGCCATGCCGCCATGGCGCCGATCAAGGGGCTCACGAACGCGCAAGGTTTGAAGCGCGCCTACGATCTGGTTTACGACGCCGATTTTGCGGCGGCCGATGCCGAACTGGCGCATGCCTGCGGACCGGCGCCGAGCGAAGCCTGCGAGGTGATTCGCTCAGCATCGCTCTGGTGGCAGGTGTATTTCGATCTGGACAGTCACAGCCTGGATCAGGCCTTCCTCACGCGCATCGGCGAGACCATCAATCGGTGCGACCAGTGGACCTCGCGTGAGCCCGAACGGGCGGAGGCGTGGTTCTATCTGGGTGCCGCCTATGGCTCGCGCGTGCAGTATCACGCCCAGCGCAGCGAGTATCTGGCCGCCGCGCGCGACGGCAAGCGCATCAAAAACGCGCTCGAGAAGGCGCTGTCGCTCGATAACCAGATCCAGGACGCCAATTTCGGGATCGGCATGTACGAGTACTACGCCGACACCGCCCCCGCCGTACTCAAGGTCCTCCGGTGGCTGCTCTTGCTGCCCGGGGGCGACAAGGCCAAGGGCCTGCGACAGATGATCCAGACCAGAAACCAGGGCGTTCTGCTAAAGAGCGACGCGGCCTACCAGCTTCACTTCATTTACCTCTGGTACGAAAAGAACCCGGACGGCGCCCTGGCGCTGCTCGAGGAGTTGAGGGCCCGCTACCCGCACAACCCGGTGTTCCTGCTGAATATCGCGCAGGTGCACGAGATCTACCGGAACGACCGGCCCGCCGCGCTGGCGGCGTATCGGTCGCTGGTGGATGCCGCACGCAGCGGCAATCTCCGGGAGGCTGAGCTGAGCGAGACATGGGGCCACCTCGGCGCCGCCGATCAGTTGGACGCGCTGGGCGAATCCGATCGGGCCCTTGACGAACTCCGCCTCATCGTCGAGCGGCGGCCCGTGAAGCCGTTCGGCGCGGTCGCCAGAGCGCACCTGGGACTAGGCCGCGCGTACGATCGACTGGGACGGCGCGACAAGGCCGTGGCCGAGTTTCAGGCCGCCCAGGCCAGCGCGCCCCTCGGCGATCCGCGCGAGATCCGCAAGGCGGCGCTCGACGGATTGTCGAGGGAGCCGGATGCGCGTACGACCGAGGCGTACCGGCTCTCGCTCGAAGGCTGGCGCGCCTTCGAGCGGGGCGCGACCAGTGAGGCCGCCCAGCAACTCGATCGGGCGATTGCACTCAGACCTGATGACGGCGTGCATCGGTTTCGGCGGGGACGCGTGCTGGAAGCCACAGGCAATCGCGCCCGCGCGCTGGTCGATTTCGAACGGGCCCTGCAGGCGCGGCCGGCGCCACCGCCGCCGTTTGTTGCCGGCTCGTTTGTCGCGTGTGGCCGGCTGTACGAAGCCGCCGGCGATCGCACGCGCGCCATCTCGAACTACGAGTGGGCCGCGCGCGTTGCTGGTGCCGACGCGCCGACACACGATGCCGCCACGCAAGCGCTGGCGCGCCTCCGCCGCTGA
- a CDS encoding GGDEF domain-containing protein encodes MPNEIIELALNQKSNDDRVPVLLTLADQLLVMIGKYVPDSSSRRAPAVRNHVAEWRSRLRVEPGPDALSAVADQVVADCETLLEKVRIDRADREAELTDLMRVLREVVNTLRGDARKFEAELQRSTTVMESMVEIQDIRELKRQLSREIVTLKQTVARREETDARQCELLSSRVEALQQSLKSARAEAATDPLTSLPNRGALDVALREWIARAARTSTPFTVAMIDLDDFKRINDKHGHQVGDRVIVAASQILAACLEGGDIAARWGGEEFALLFQTGSTARARERLTASLGRISPSYEYDLGGERRFVTFTFSGGVTAWAEGDTPEAMIKRADKALYSAKRAGKKRIETRSRSFLHALVS; translated from the coding sequence GTGCCAAACGAGATTATCGAACTCGCCCTGAACCAGAAATCCAACGACGACCGGGTGCCCGTGCTGCTCACACTGGCGGACCAGCTGCTGGTGATGATCGGGAAGTACGTGCCCGACTCGTCCTCCCGTCGCGCGCCTGCCGTACGGAACCATGTCGCCGAGTGGCGCTCGCGGCTGCGCGTGGAGCCCGGCCCCGACGCGCTGTCGGCCGTGGCCGATCAGGTGGTCGCCGACTGCGAGACGTTGCTCGAGAAGGTCCGAATCGACCGGGCCGACCGCGAAGCCGAGCTGACCGATCTCATGCGGGTGCTCCGCGAGGTCGTCAATACCTTGCGTGGAGATGCCAGAAAGTTCGAAGCCGAACTGCAGCGGTCGACCACCGTGATGGAAAGCATGGTCGAGATCCAGGACATCCGCGAACTGAAACGCCAGTTGTCGCGGGAGATCGTCACGCTCAAACAGACCGTTGCCCGTCGCGAGGAAACCGACGCCAGGCAGTGCGAACTCCTGTCGTCCCGCGTCGAAGCGCTCCAGCAGAGTCTCAAGTCGGCACGAGCCGAGGCGGCCACCGACCCGCTGACGAGCCTGCCGAACCGCGGGGCGCTCGACGTCGCGCTTCGCGAGTGGATTGCCAGGGCCGCCCGGACCTCCACACCGTTTACAGTCGCGATGATCGACCTCGACGATTTCAAGCGGATCAACGACAAGCACGGCCACCAGGTCGGGGACCGGGTCATCGTCGCCGCGTCGCAGATTCTCGCTGCCTGTCTCGAAGGCGGCGACATCGCGGCGCGCTGGGGTGGCGAGGAATTCGCGCTGCTGTTCCAGACCGGGTCGACCGCGAGGGCGCGGGAGCGGCTTACCGCGTCGCTCGGCCGCATCTCGCCGTCCTACGAGTACGATCTGGGCGGCGAGCGACGGTTCGTCACGTTCACGTTCAGCGGTGGGGTCACGGCGTGGGCCGAAGGGGACACGCCGGAAGCGATGATCAAGCGGGCGGACAAGGCGCTCTACTCGGCGAAGCGCGCCGGCAAGAAGCGAATCGAGACGCGCTCACGCTCGTTCCTGCACGCGCTGGTCAGCTGA
- a CDS encoding D-alanine--D-alanine ligase, producing the protein MKKIRVGIVFGGRSSEHLVSIRSATSVFANLARDRYDPVALYVLPQGRWIVPDRPPAALSEADAKDYVRDQEARQARTSREAHLVAYPNDDQALLTIERRGPDNEAGHDTALDSAVVHGMHLDVVFPVLHGPCGEDGTVQGLLELANLPYVGAGVLASSVGMDKAVMKTLFTARGLPIPAHVVVKRRDWLADRARVLADLMTRFKLPVFVKPANLGSSVGISKAKDRAGLEQALDLAAQYDRKLVVEAAVPNAREIEVAVVGNDQPEASVPGEIIPSREFYDYEAKYLDDGSKLEIPASLTPAQTAEVRRLAVEAFLAVDAAGMGRIDFLLDGKSGQWFVNEINTIPGFTTISMYPKLWGATGLAYAALLDRLIELAIERHADKQDLRTTVS; encoded by the coding sequence GTGAAAAAAATCCGCGTCGGTATTGTATTCGGAGGCCGCTCGAGCGAACATCTCGTCTCGATCCGATCGGCCACGTCCGTTTTTGCCAACCTGGCTCGCGACCGATACGACCCGGTGGCGCTCTACGTCCTCCCTCAGGGCCGGTGGATCGTGCCCGATCGGCCGCCGGCGGCTCTTTCCGAGGCCGATGCCAAAGACTACGTGCGCGATCAGGAGGCGCGGCAGGCGCGAACCTCTCGGGAAGCACACCTGGTCGCATACCCCAACGACGACCAGGCGTTGCTGACCATCGAACGGCGGGGTCCGGATAACGAGGCGGGCCACGACACCGCGCTTGATTCGGCCGTGGTCCACGGCATGCATCTCGATGTCGTGTTCCCGGTCCTGCACGGACCGTGCGGCGAGGACGGCACGGTGCAGGGCCTGCTCGAACTCGCCAACCTGCCGTACGTGGGTGCCGGTGTGCTGGCCTCGTCGGTGGGCATGGACAAGGCCGTGATGAAGACGCTCTTCACGGCACGAGGGTTGCCGATCCCGGCGCACGTGGTGGTCAAGCGGCGCGACTGGCTGGCCGACCGCGCGCGGGTGCTCGCCGATCTGATGACGAGATTCAAGCTGCCGGTCTTCGTCAAGCCGGCCAATCTCGGATCGAGCGTCGGGATCAGCAAGGCGAAGGACCGTGCCGGGCTGGAGCAGGCCCTCGATCTGGCCGCGCAGTACGACCGCAAGCTGGTGGTCGAGGCGGCCGTGCCCAACGCCAGGGAGATTGAGGTGGCGGTCGTCGGAAACGACCAGCCTGAGGCATCGGTGCCCGGTGAGATCATCCCGTCGCGGGAGTTCTACGACTACGAGGCCAAGTACCTGGACGACGGATCGAAGCTCGAGATCCCCGCGTCGCTGACCCCGGCGCAGACCGCGGAGGTGCGGCGGCTGGCCGTCGAGGCGTTCCTCGCGGTCGACGCAGCCGGCATGGGGCGTATCGACTTCCTGCTCGATGGGAAGTCGGGTCAGTGGTTCGTCAACGAGATCAACACGATCCCCGGGTTCACCACGATCAGTATGTATCCGAAGCTCTGGGGCGCCACCGGGCTGGCGTACGCGGCGCTCCTCGACCGTTTGATCGAACTGGCGATCGAACGACACGCCGACAAACAGGATCTCCGCACGACCGTGTCGTGA
- a CDS encoding undecaprenyl-diphosphate phosphatase encodes MGVLAAILLGAVQGLTEFLPVSSSAHLILARMLFGVDADRLGMAFDVACHVGTLLAVVAFFRQDLLAMATAVPGVFQRAADGGARRLQLVVVGTLPVIVVGPLVAGRIEEQLRTPLVASVTLALGALLFFWVERVGSRSRDDGSLSTGEGLAIGVAQAVALVPGVSRSGATITMGMFLGLTREGAARFSFVLGVPAIMAAAGHEGLHLLKGGMGRDDAMIFLLGMGTSAIVGYAAIKFFLKYLTSHSLAAFAWYRLVIAALVLGWWLAS; translated from the coding sequence TTGGGTGTACTCGCAGCGATACTGCTCGGCGCCGTGCAGGGCTTGACGGAGTTTCTTCCCGTTTCCAGCTCGGCGCATCTGATTCTCGCCCGGATGCTGTTCGGGGTGGACGCCGATCGGCTTGGAATGGCGTTTGATGTGGCCTGCCACGTCGGCACGCTGCTCGCGGTGGTGGCGTTTTTTCGCCAGGACCTGCTCGCGATGGCGACGGCGGTTCCGGGCGTGTTCCAGCGCGCGGCAGACGGGGGGGCGAGACGGCTTCAACTCGTGGTCGTCGGAACGTTGCCGGTGATCGTCGTCGGACCGCTGGTCGCGGGCCGGATCGAGGAGCAGCTCCGGACCCCGCTCGTGGCGTCGGTCACGCTGGCGCTCGGAGCGCTGCTGTTTTTCTGGGTGGAGCGTGTCGGGTCGCGCAGCCGCGACGACGGGTCGCTGTCGACTGGCGAAGGCCTGGCGATTGGCGTCGCACAGGCGGTGGCGTTGGTGCCGGGCGTCTCGCGATCGGGCGCGACGATCACGATGGGCATGTTTCTGGGGTTGACCCGCGAGGGCGCCGCCCGGTTTTCGTTTGTGCTGGGCGTGCCGGCCATCATGGCTGCGGCTGGCCACGAAGGACTGCACCTGCTGAAGGGCGGGATGGGCCGCGACGATGCCATGATTTTTCTTCTTGGCATGGGCACCTCGGCCATCGTGGGGTACGCGGCGATCAAGTTCTTCTTGAAGTACCTGACCAGCCACTCGCTGGCCGCGTTTGCCTGGTATCGATTGGTCATTGCGGCCCTCGTGCTGGGGTGGTGGCTGGCTAGCTGA